The sequence below is a genomic window from Monodelphis domestica isolate mMonDom1 chromosome 2, mMonDom1.pri, whole genome shotgun sequence.
CACCCTCCTCTATTCCGTAGAACAGATGGGACTGGGGAAGTGTAGAATCTGGAGACTTTCACTCcgcttgttttttctttattgcaACTCGGAGGGAGCGCCTTCGCGCAGGTCGGGCAGTCAATCAGCAGATGCTTATtcagtgcccactatgtgccaaggacCGTGCTAAACGTGTGTATGTGAAGAGAAGGCAATCCACGGCCTCAAACAAGAATGACCACAAGCGGGGGTCCAGCCTTTCCCTCACTCCAGTCTACTCATCAACTCATCTGACACAGGCCACCTTCTTAGCACAGGTCTGACCACGTGAccgcccctcccccttccctaaaTTCTTGTGGCCCCTGATTGCCATCGGGATTAAATATAAAACCCCGTTTGGCAGTCAGAGCTCATCACCTGGCTCCTCCCGGTGCCAATGGCCTCCCGACTGTGACTAGCACCCGGCACTCCCATTTCCACACTCACAGGTGTTTTTTCTGGCTGTCCCCTGCCTTccctcatctttgcctcctggcttcttCCCTGGCTCCCTCTAGGTCTCAGCTAGGGTCTCGCCTTCGGTCAGAAGCCTTTCCCATTGTTTCTCCTTAATCTTAACGAGTCCCTTCTGAGATGTTCCCACGTTATCCAATTATAGACCTTGTctgtacatagctgtttgcaaGTTGACTTTATATCCCCAGCGCTTGGCATGGTGCCTGGCAACAACTGATTGTTCTACAACTATCTCATTCAATGCTCTAAAGGAATATCTGTTATTTAAGGAGAAAACCATTGTCTTCTGGGTGTCTCAGAAtgtagacttgagttcaaatgtatcCTTGCATATATTAGTTATGAGCCTGGCCAAGTCATTCAAAacctctcaatttcctcaattataaaatggaaaagggacaGGTGGGtggctgggtggattgagagcgaagcccagagacaggaggtcctggattcaaatgtgatctcagacacttcctagctgtgtgaccctgggcaagtcactaacccctatttcctagcccttaccactcttggtggaaagttaagggtttaaaaataaaataaaatggagctACCTCTcaaggctgttgtgaagatcaaagaagatatttgtaaagtgcctagcacagagcttAAGTACAAAGCAAATGCTTACTGCTTGTTTTTAACTACTGGCCCACCCCGCCTCCCCTGTACCTTTCAAGAACGTTACATTATTGACAGAAAGGTACTGTGTCTGGTAATAGGTGATTCTGAGTATATGGCCTGGGGAGAGCTCTAGGAAACAGGCAAACAATGCCTAATGCCTGAAACCTGCGTTTTTCCACAGGTAAGTAGCAAAAACTTCTTCTGAAAAGAACAGCTATGGACTTAAGGGGGAGGAGACCGATTTAATATTTTACATGTTGCACAGGACTGCAAAGAAGGTAGAAAACCATAAGATAAAGTAAAATAGCCTCGGAGTCAGCAAGACTTGCTTCAGGCCTGCCTTTGATGCATTCTAGAAGAGATTGTGACAGTGTGCCAAGCTGCCTCTCTTGGGAGCTTCCTTGCTAAGAATTCCTCCATATGGATGAAGTGATAGGTctaaccaaaatattttaaagactgCAGTGTCAGTTCTGAGCAATATGGTGGCCTTTTGCTACATGGGATGAGTACTTAGAACTGTGATTAGCCCAGTAAAATACAGTGCTGTCCATCTGCCTCCAGTAGGTACAGCTGATGATGGTGCTAGAGGATAAAGTTATAAAGAATCACAGTGGCTTTTTGGTGAAATTGttaggggttggggagggaaatAAGCTGATCCAGAGTTGGAGGAACTGGAGGTAAACAAGGTACAGGATGAAaccaaggaaacagaaaaaacaaaactaggaaATTCAAcctaaaatgtttttgtttagaTGAAGGTTCAGCTAAAAGGCTAATCAAAGGCAAGAAGGTAGAATCCAAAGAAAACCAGCTATTGTCAGGCCAAGTGACTACTGCAAATTTTTTtctggaggtaaaaaaaaaatggagttagAGGACTGGAAGAGGACTCAGCCCTTTGCCCTTTAGAAGCAACAGCTAAATGGCAACACTGATGAGAAATGTCTAGAGGAGGGGACCTACACATTGGAAGTAATAATGGTAGAAGCTAAAACCAACAAAGCTAAATGCTTTAAACCTATGCCTAGTTGAGGTTTATTATCATTTAATATATGTAGAAAGACAAGGCAGGGACCTGCCCCTACCTTATCTGTACATGTTGTCCTGTGTCTGGGACAGTACATAACACatgcttaatgtttgttgaatgaatgcatGTTAAATCCTCTATAAAGTTTTTGTACTCTATTTCTTTGGTGTGTCACCAAGAGCTGTGTATATAAACTAAGAGTTGATACATACTATAGGGACTGGACTGCAGGAAAGGGAGGATGGTAGAAAAGGTCTTGCTAGAGAAGAATCTAAATACCATGGTATCTTTCCTGGGCCACTGGGGAAATCTGTCCTGTGACTATTTCCTAGTGATAGCTGTGAAAAATTAATCTGGGCAGCCAGTGGTAGACTCCCCCCAAGAAAGcctgttgggggtgggggggaagcagctgggtggctcagtggattgagagccagacctaagggaggtcctaggttcaaatatggcctcagacacttcccagctctgtgaccctgggcaagtcacttgacccccattgcctaacccttaccactcttctgccttggagccaatacacagtattgactctaagacggaagggttttattaaaaaaaaaaaagcctgtttGGGGGCCCCTCTTATGGAGTAGAAACATAATTTGTCATTTAGTTTTTCTTAAACTGCTTACTCTCTGTtgtaataacaactctaagatagaagggcaagagctagggaataggagttaaatgacttgaccagggttacacagctaatagaagtgtatgaggccacatGTGAACCCATGATCTtgtgtctctaggcctggtgctctctccactatgccacctagattccacaaacataatttatttttaatcaacaTTACTCCAGTGTACAACATGGCCTTATTCATCTGGACATTCTATCTACAAAAGGCAGAGCTACTGAAGGATAGAGCTGCTTGCTGCAGGATTAGAATGCCTAATTCAAAATGAGAAGACTTTTTCAAATGTGAAATGGAAATGCCAGCTTTCAAGGCCACTATTCCCACTAAAGACTTTGTGGAAGTTTACACAAAACACTCTGATTTTGTTAGCAATAAAAGGTTTCATCTATAACATTTACATTTATTGTCACACACTCTGGATAAATTAGGATAAAAATCAACATAATTTTAAATGAGACATTTGctgaaaaaattaagttaaaacaCACTGTCTATCCCAGCAGACACAAGATCATCCCACAATTGAACATGTGTAACTGAAgacaaaagctttttaaagagTATTTAAACCTCAGAGGCTTGTCAGGAAAGTTGTACATTCACAGCTTTGGGTTACATACTGGCATGTACCACaagctgacttaaaaaaaaaaagtgacagacTTAAGATACCAAAGCTTAAATAGGGATATTCTTGAATTAAGATATTCAGCTCCTTCCATTTCACTCTTAAGAACAATCAGCAGATGAGCATCAACACCACTGGTATACTGTTTTCAGTCAACCTAAATTTTTCcctggagggagaaaaaaggctAGTATAAGTtctgtttctccttctttccAAAAGACAGGCTGTATCAAAGTAGCGCCTGAATTAAGGAAAAGGCGATATTGGTtatgaatgttgtatttttagATGTAGGAGTTTGCCCTGGAATGAGGGCTTCTGAAAGAATAGATCAGTAACAGCACTGCCTCTGagatactgagttcaaatccctaaGGATGACAAGAGTCTTGATGAAAGGAAGGCAAGTAGGTAGAAGAAAACACATAGGGCTGGAGAATATTTGTTATGGCACACACACTGGCAAAATGTTTGCCCACTAACTAGGCTCTGATCTCTGCAAGAAAAGATGCTTTCaaactttcatttaaaataaaaataaatgagacatATGGCTAACTCCCTTACAACCCTGTCTGAGTTTCTGTCAGAAGGTTAGagagaatataatttttcttattgTATTCACTGACTTAGAAGACAGGAAAAGTACGGAAACCTCTGGCACAAAAGCATCTTTACGTACAAAGTAGAAACGATGGTTGTAAGACAACTTGGCCCTGGGTCACTCAAACctgctttaaggaaaaaaaaaacaaccccaatgataaaataactaacatttgtatagtgctttagtCTGACAAAGCCCTTAACAGTTTCTCATTGGACTCTcacaacaacctccaggaagataggtgctgttatttatccccattttacagaagaggaaactgaggcagagagaggttaagtgactagctcagaatcacacagcatGTAAATGGAAAGTTTTGAGTTCAAGCCTTCTTGACttctaatgaaatattatatgCATTTCCTAGCTGCCTTTGGCCTCaaaaagattaaaaggaaaagcaagctATATAGAGATATCTAGGAGTTTGTGTACAATTCTTTATTCTGTTCTATTATGTATGTGGGGAAGTGTTCATCTTATTGCTGATTGGTCaaatctaaaatggaaaaaaaaaaggagcagctCCTCATTTAAGCAACAAAATGTTGGGCTTGATTTCTCCCCATCTGAGAGGAAACACATCTTTGCCAATCCATATTTTCATTACCACTGAACTAACATACACCCAGACTCGCTAAGTTTCTGAAGAGCCACTATGGGTCAATAGAGCAATTGGGAAAGCAAATAAGCCTCTGGGAGAAAGGCCATGCATGTCCATATGTGCATCCTGACAGACACAGGCAGGCAGTCACACAATAGGGCAGGGCATTTTCAGCCAAGGGTTTTCCAGTGTGAATTTCTAAGGTGCTAAATGTGGATAACATACGTCAGAGGCACTAGGACTGGCCACCTGTGCAAGGCCTAGGGATAATCTGTAACCCAGAAGCTTCTTCCTTCAACCCCCTTAGCCTCACATGATAAAGTGGTAACTCATCCCTATGGAGAGGCACTAGTCAGGGGCAAAAGCCTTGTCATCAAAAGGCgtctttgatattcttgagctGTCGGACAGCCAGGTCCACAGGGAGGCTGAATTTGAGGCTGCTCAGGCGGCTGAGCAGATTGAGGGCACTTTCAAAGCCAGTGTGTGCCATGTAACTCCAAGGCTGGTAGTGTGGTTCAATGAGTGCCCCAGATTTGCAGATCAGGTTGACCCAAGACACCAAACGCTGTTCATTCAATGCCATGCACACTAGAGCCTTCAACTCTGAGTCTGCGCTGCGCTTAAAGGGGTCATGTTCTGTCAATACTACATGGATGGCGCTAAGCAAGCTTTGTTTGGGTGTCACAATGGCACCCCCTGTCACAGGCAGTGCAAAGGACTGGGAGAGCTTTCGTGCTGGGGATTCCACAAAAGCTCGGCCATTCTTGGTATTgtagtatttcacaaagagttcCCATGGGTGCATGGTCTGGGgggtggaagagaaggaagggagcaagCAAGCAATGGGAGCCATCACCAGACTCATCCCTGGGGAGGAGGTGTACAATCCATGGGCTAGTAAGTCTCGCATGGCCACAGTGAGCTCCTTTCGTACCGCCATCGTTAGCTCATCTTTGCCCCCGAGGGGGATGTCCTGAAGGCTGGTGCTGCTGATGACATGATCATTCATTTGGTTCCTCAGAGCCAGCTGTCTCACCCTGTCCACTGAGGCCTCCAACCTTTTCAACAGAGGAGAATAGTCCCTATCAGCCTGGTCCCTTTGCCAAAGGGTATGGGGGATCTGACCAGCGGTGCAACCAAACTGACTCACTGCAAACATCTGGAGCACAGCTAGTGCTCGACGCATTAAATGCAGTCCTGTATCACGGATCTTCTTTGCCTCTTCAGGGTTCACTGGGGAAAGAAACAGGCTCCTGTCAACAAGAGATACATATCACCCATGATGGGGAGACATAATGAAAGAACACTCACCTTTTTTATTTCCAGAAGGCAATCGGGTACCAACCCTAGAGGAGCCATTCCCTGAAGTCTTACATTCACAGTGTCCACCCTCTGTTTGCAAAGGGCTTCCTACTTCATCTAGAAAACAAAGCCACAAGGAGAGAGTACTTAGCCTCTCTGAGGAAGGGGCTGGGGATGAGGACggatcattttttatttattatgatcaTTTATGAAGTTATAAGAACCGGTCACTGGTGCTCCAAGTACTGGAAATGTGATTCTGAGATCTTTGCCCCCTGCCTCAGCAGACCCACTGACCTTGAATGAAATTAATGAACATTTCCAGGTCTCGGATCTGGGTTTTTAGCTGTTCCACCAACTGCTCCTTTACTCGGGCAGGATTGACTATCTGGGCCACGGCTGCGTCCACACGCTGCCGTAGCTCTTCAGGAGACAGTGAACTGATGTCTTCATTCAGATTCATATCCAGCTTCTTTATTAGTTCATCTATGATCACCTGCATGAGGCCACAAATGACAGACTGCTCACCACAGGGGAAGCCTGGCACGCTTTCCACTTGAAATGGAGTTCCACAAGGGGGAGACATACACATTCACAAGTCCATGACCAGTGGAAATGACACTACAGCTAATTAACCAAAAAGTCTCTAGCCCTCTTCTCTCTTGTGGTCTCTCTGACAGAGGGTCATTCTATAAGCCTACATGTATCTTGCATGAGGCTGCTAGTGAGGTTTCACAATAACACTTTGGGGGCAATTAGGTAGCTCAATAGATAGGGCTCCAGGTTTGaagaggggaggtcctgagttcaaatgtgatctcaaacacttcctagctgtgtgaccctgggcaagtgacttaacctccattgcctagcctttactgttgtTCTGCCTCAGatccaatgcttagtattgattctaagacagaagataagggttaaaaaacaaaaaacaatgtgAATATACTAGAATGCTATCGTAAAGCCAAGACATGTCCTTTACTTCCATTAGGAAAATCACTCATTTAGATGATATTCCTATGAGAAGTTATCTGCCTCTTCGTGTTTTTCctaataaatttttttataacatcAAGTAATCAGGTTAGGCAGCATCTATGACTGAAATCTGCTACCCAAATGCTCCAGCATAAACTTATTCtgatttcttcaattttcttGCCAACTCCTTCCCATGTaactagaggggaaaaaaattcattaacaCTGAGGAATATTATGGCAaatctgagaaaaaaataatctggaaatattGATAGAAAAATATATAGCAGTGGATACACAGATATCCTCTTACTAtctcttttattcttctaaaccttactgcctttttctttttaaactatcatTTCATTGTAAGCTTTTCCCCAGTCCTCTTtgatcttagtgccttccctctaaggTGTTTTCTAGGATCTGCTAGAAATTTATTCCAGGCTTTTGAAACTTTGGGTCAGTTGTGTAGCCCTAGTGTGATCAACCCATATCATATTTCTGGAGCAGGAGTATTCTGAGAGAAAATTACTATTTCCCATGTGTGtgcaaatgaaaatataaatgcatgttaagttacaaaatattttaatacagtAGTACCTTAAAGAAGATATAGATAGGAAGATAAACCTGCTAAATGATATTACATACTCACATATTATATAGTTTGAACTAGAGTTCTAtgaacatgtgtgtatgtataaaagaATACAGCAAATTTATGTCTATAGTGCTTAAACTAAAGCTATAACAAAATCTGTTCTCTCCCTAACCAACTGGTAATGGGGAAAGGaaagtaacccaaaagaattctggggAGAAACACAATTTAGGATTTTAAGAGTGTCACAGGTGATGTAGGCATATTCTAATTTTCAAGTAAAAAcatttatccaaaaaaaaaagtcattatacTGCAGAATTTTGTTAATCAATGTAAAAACCACAAGTTCCAAATAAAGCCCCAAATTCCTCTGGGATTAGAATCACATAAAAGAGACAGTCAAAACAATGCCAGATAAGCTTGGTAGGGTGGAGGGGGACTTAACATGTCAATCAGGGTCACTGCTAGAGGAATACCCAGGATGCCAGGATATACTTACCCGCTGTCTTTCCAAAACCATTGACTGTGGCAGGGAATCATAGCTGCCCTCCTGGTAGGCAAAGGTTTCCAGATCATCTAGCTGGGTCTTGAGCTGAATGATGAGCTCACGCTGCTTCTCTCTCTGGGCTTCTACACGCTCCTGCTTTTCCTGTTCGctctaaaatgagaaatattcttATGTTGAATAGGAAAAGGACTGATGCAGGGGAGCCCGAGTGTCCTCTCTGTGGTAGGAGTCTAGAGACATGGAGTCTTTTATTAGAATTGCTTCATTCAAACTGGATTGTTGGGGCTAAACTAACTA
It includes:
- the RUNDC1 gene encoding RUN domain-containing protein 1, which produces MAAVERMAAAEAAGAVAAELKAEAEGEEAEAAPPPYEAVRWGPVGAVAEAQAVLCEEEDGSEGCVGPGPASPPESPGRALRRLRAERRRLDSALLALSSHFAQVQFRLRQVVRGAPAEQQRLLRELEDFAFRGCPHVLGWGAPGDTTTDEVDGDRPREGPPGLRPNEPSEQEKQERVEAQREKQRELIIQLKTQLDDLETFAYQEGSYDSLPQSMVLERQRVIIDELIKKLDMNLNEDISSLSPEELRQRVDAAVAQIVNPARVKEQLVEQLKTQIRDLEMFINFIQDEVGSPLQTEGGHCECKTSGNGSSRVGTRLPSGNKKVNPEEAKKIRDTGLHLMRRALAVLQMFAVSQFGCTAGQIPHTLWQRDQADRDYSPLLKRLEASVDRVRQLALRNQMNDHVISSTSLQDIPLGGKDELTMAVRKELTVAMRDLLAHGLYTSSPGMSLVMAPIACLLPSFSSTPQTMHPWELFVKYYNTKNGRAFVESPARKLSQSFALPVTGGAIVTPKQSLLSAIHVVLTEHDPFKRSADSELKALVCMALNEQRLVSWVNLICKSGALIEPHYQPWSYMAHTGFESALNLLSRLSSLKFSLPVDLAVRQLKNIKDAF